In one window of Brassica napus cultivar Da-Ae unplaced genomic scaffold, Da-Ae ScsIHWf_1896;HRSCAF=2540, whole genome shotgun sequence DNA:
- the LOC106349898 gene encoding uncharacterized protein At4g04775-like, translating to MSAASSSTTGGRRRIRTPGIPSRCWCGVGVTEIISRSNPNPYRRYYRCLFAASQRLENDNHVFKWVDEAFTDEIQQLNYQVRMLEEEVQSLKATIRNEGDIREGPKKMPMTKISGGCVLLTIVLVVGIMM from the exons ATGTCCGCCGCTTCATCTTCCACGACCGGTGGTCGGAGACGGATACGAACTCCGGGGATACCTAGTAGGTGTTGGTGCGGGGTGGGCGTCACCGAGATCATTTCCAGAAGCAATCCAAACCCATATCGCCGGTATTATCGGTGTCTCTTTGCGGCTTCACAAAGG CTCGAGAACGACAATCATGTCTTCAAATGGGTTGATGAAGCCTTCACCGATGAGATACAACAGCTGAACTACCAAGTTCGAATGCTCGAAGAAGAAGTTCAGAGTCTCAAAGCAACAATAAGGAATGAAGGAGATATCCGCGAAGGTCCCAAAAAGATGCCCATGACAAAAATATCAGGAGGTTGTGTTCTTCTTACCATCGTTTTAGTTGTAGGAATTATGATGTAA